A single genomic interval of Microbacterium galbinum harbors:
- a CDS encoding LysE/ArgO family amino acid transporter, translating into MLSVLSGLGLGLSLIVAIGAQNVFVLRQGIRREHVLAVVVICALSDAALIIAGVAGLGFVIAAAPWLVVVARWAGALFLLTYGLLAARRAWRGEGQALDASEPAGETAPTAGGTATATRTALAPVVLTVLALTWLNPHVYLDTVLMLGSIAATHGEERWLFAAGAVTASILWFTALGFGARYLGRWLRTPRSWRILDALIAVVMIALAVSLVLPVLG; encoded by the coding sequence ATGCTCTCGGTGCTCTCCGGCCTCGGCCTCGGACTCTCCCTCATCGTCGCGATCGGCGCGCAGAACGTCTTCGTGCTGCGTCAGGGCATCCGCCGCGAGCACGTTCTCGCGGTCGTCGTGATCTGCGCGCTCTCGGATGCCGCGCTCATCATCGCCGGCGTCGCCGGGCTCGGATTCGTGATCGCCGCCGCCCCCTGGCTCGTCGTCGTCGCCCGCTGGGCCGGGGCGCTCTTCCTGCTGACCTACGGCCTGCTCGCCGCCCGTCGCGCCTGGCGCGGTGAGGGCCAGGCGCTGGATGCCTCCGAGCCCGCGGGCGAGACCGCCCCCACTGCGGGCGGCACGGCCACCGCGACGCGCACCGCCCTGGCGCCCGTGGTCCTCACCGTCCTCGCCCTCACCTGGCTGAACCCGCACGTGTACCTCGACACCGTGCTGATGCTCGGCTCGATCGCCGCGACGCACGGCGAGGAGCGCTGGCTCTTCGCCGCCGGCGCGGTGACGGCCAGCATCCTGTGGTTCACCGCTCTCGGCTTCGGCGCCCGCTACCTGGGCCGTTGGCTGCGGACGCCGCGCTCGTGGAGGATCCTCGACGCGCTCATCGCCGTCGTGATGATCGCCCTCGCCGTCAGCCTCGTGCTGCCCGTTCTGGGTTGA
- a CDS encoding amino acid ABC transporter ATP-binding protein, producing the protein MSPTDPIALPPQAPQGEELLAARGLRKSFGDNEVLRGIDLTLHRGEVVVLVGPSGSGKTTVLRALNGLETPDAGTIVVAGGPDIDFAPDARPKPRVQKQKRLALRDRSAMVFQHHNLFPHLTVLENVIEGPWRVQGRPKAEVVAEARALLDRVGLADKADARPHQLSGGQQQRVGIVRALALKPDLLLFDEPTSALDPELVGEVLLVIKELADEGWTMAVVTHELSFAREAADHVLFMDGGVVVEQGPPDELFSAPKHERTQRFLTRILRPLDGI; encoded by the coding sequence GTGTCGCCCACTGACCCGATCGCACTCCCGCCCCAGGCCCCGCAGGGCGAGGAGCTGCTCGCCGCCCGCGGCCTCCGCAAGAGCTTCGGCGACAACGAGGTGCTCCGCGGCATCGATCTGACGCTGCACCGCGGCGAGGTCGTCGTGCTCGTCGGCCCCAGCGGCTCCGGCAAGACGACCGTGCTGCGCGCGCTCAACGGCCTCGAGACCCCGGATGCCGGCACGATCGTCGTCGCGGGTGGACCCGACATCGACTTCGCCCCGGACGCTCGCCCGAAGCCGCGCGTGCAGAAGCAGAAGCGTCTCGCCCTGCGCGACCGCTCGGCGATGGTGTTCCAGCACCACAACCTCTTCCCGCACCTCACCGTGCTCGAGAACGTGATCGAGGGTCCGTGGCGGGTGCAGGGGCGCCCGAAGGCCGAGGTCGTGGCCGAGGCGCGGGCCCTGCTCGACCGCGTGGGTCTCGCCGACAAGGCGGATGCTCGACCCCATCAGCTCTCGGGCGGTCAGCAGCAGCGTGTCGGCATCGTGCGTGCACTCGCTCTCAAGCCCGACCTGCTGCTGTTCGACGAGCCGACCAGTGCGCTCGACCCCGAGCTGGTGGGTGAGGTGCTGCTGGTGATCAAGGAGCTCGCCGACGAGGGCTGGACCATGGCCGTCGTCACCCACGAGCTGAGCTTCGCCCGCGAGGCCGCCGATCACGTGCTGTTCATGGACGGCGGCGTGGTGGTCGAGCAGGGGCCGCCGGACGAGCTCTTCAGCGCCCCGAAGCACGAGCGCACGCAGCGCTTCCTCACGCGCATCCTGCGCCCCCTCGACGGCATCTGA
- a CDS encoding amino acid ABC transporter permease produces the protein MESPWQLFLDSLGPIALAGLTATVPLALASFALGLLIAVGVALMRISVNPIVSGIARFYISVIRGTPLLVQLFVIFYGMPSIGITIDPWPSAIIALSLNVGGYGAEVVRAAILSVPQGQWEAAYTVGMNRTRTLTRIVLPQAARVSVPPLSNTFISLVKDTSLASLILVTELFKVAQQIASTTYEFMVLYLAAALVYWVFCLVLSFGQSALERRLDSRVAH, from the coding sequence ATGGAGAGCCCCTGGCAGCTGTTCCTGGACTCGCTCGGGCCGATCGCCCTGGCGGGTCTGACGGCGACGGTCCCGCTCGCGCTGGCGTCGTTCGCCCTGGGGCTCCTCATCGCGGTCGGCGTCGCCCTGATGCGGATCTCGGTGAACCCGATCGTCTCGGGAATCGCCCGGTTCTACATCTCGGTGATCCGCGGCACCCCGCTGCTCGTGCAGCTGTTCGTGATCTTCTACGGCATGCCCTCGATCGGCATCACGATCGATCCCTGGCCGAGTGCGATCATCGCCCTGTCGCTGAACGTCGGCGGCTACGGCGCCGAGGTCGTGCGTGCCGCGATCCTCTCCGTGCCGCAGGGGCAGTGGGAGGCCGCGTACACGGTGGGCATGAACCGCACCCGCACGCTGACCCGCATCGTCCTGCCGCAGGCCGCGCGGGTGTCGGTGCCTCCGCTGTCGAACACGTTCATCTCGCTCGTGAAGGACACCTCGCTCGCGTCGCTGATCCTCGTGACCGAGCTGTTCAAGGTGGCGCAGCAGATCGCCTCGACCACCTACGAGTTCATGGTGCTCTACCTCGCCGCGGCGCTGGTCTACTGGGTGTTCTGCCTCGTGCTGTCGTTCGGCCAGAGCGCCCTCGAGAGGAGGCTCGACAGCCGTGTCGCCCACTGA
- a CDS encoding amino acid ABC transporter substrate-binding protein, giving the protein MSRRLIAITALVVAAAALTACSGSSTPASTSSDESSASSDFGLATEGTLTVGTEGTYRPFSFHDDNGAGELTGYDVEIIEAVADKLGLEIKFEETQWDAIFAGLDAGRFDVIANQVTINDDRTAKYLFSTPYTVSPGVIVVADDDDSISSFADLEGKTTAQSLTSNWKDLAEESGAKVEGVEGWAQAVELLRQGRVDATINDKLTFLDYETTNSPTGLKIAAETDEAGEQAFAFTKDKESLVEAVDAALEELRADGTIAEISEKYFGEDVSQ; this is encoded by the coding sequence ATGTCCCGTCGTCTCATCGCCATCACCGCACTCGTCGTCGCCGCCGCGGCACTCACCGCCTGCAGCGGTTCGAGCACGCCCGCCAGCACGTCGAGCGACGAGAGCTCGGCATCCTCCGACTTCGGTCTCGCGACGGAGGGCACGCTCACGGTCGGCACCGAGGGAACCTACCGCCCCTTCAGCTTCCATGACGACAACGGCGCGGGCGAGCTCACCGGCTACGACGTCGAGATCATCGAGGCCGTCGCCGACAAGCTGGGCCTCGAGATCAAGTTCGAGGAGACCCAGTGGGACGCGATCTTCGCGGGGCTCGACGCGGGTCGCTTCGACGTGATCGCGAACCAGGTGACGATCAACGACGACCGCACGGCGAAGTACCTCTTCAGCACGCCGTACACCGTCTCGCCCGGCGTGATCGTGGTCGCCGATGACGACGACTCCATCTCGTCGTTCGCCGACCTCGAGGGCAAGACCACCGCCCAGTCGCTGACGAGCAACTGGAAGGACCTCGCCGAGGAGTCCGGCGCCAAGGTCGAGGGCGTCGAGGGCTGGGCGCAGGCCGTCGAGCTGCTGCGTCAGGGCCGCGTCGACGCGACCATCAACGACAAGCTCACCTTCCTCGACTACGAGACGACCAACAGCCCCACGGGCCTCAAGATCGCAGCCGAGACCGACGAGGCGGGCGAGCAGGCCTTCGCCTTCACGAAGGACAAGGAATCGCTCGTCGAGGCCGTCGACGCCGCGCTCGAAGAGCTGCGCGCAGACGGCACGATCGCCGAGATCAGCGAGAAGTACTTCGGCGAAGACGTCTCGCAGTAA
- the rplA gene encoding 50S ribosomal protein L1: MAKSKAYKAAAEKIEADRFYTPTEAVALAKETGSSKFDSTVEVALKLSVDPRKADQMVRGTVILPHGTGKTARVIVFATGPAAEAAIAAGADEVGGAELIEKVAGGWTAFDAAVSTPELMGQVGRLGKVLGPRGLMPNPKTGTVTPNTAKAVEEIKGGKIEFRVDKHANVHFVVGKASFTAEQLDENIGAALEEIVRLKPSSSKGRYIQKGAVSTTFGPGIPLDVNSI, from the coding sequence ATGGCTAAGTCCAAGGCTTACAAGGCTGCCGCCGAGAAGATCGAGGCAGACCGTTTCTACACCCCGACCGAGGCAGTCGCCCTCGCGAAGGAGACCGGCTCGTCGAAGTTCGACTCGACCGTCGAGGTCGCGCTGAAGCTCTCGGTCGACCCCCGCAAGGCGGACCAGATGGTGCGCGGCACCGTCATCCTGCCCCACGGCACCGGCAAGACCGCCCGCGTCATCGTCTTCGCCACCGGCCCCGCGGCCGAGGCAGCGATCGCTGCGGGCGCCGATGAGGTCGGCGGCGCCGAGCTCATCGAGAAGGTCGCCGGCGGCTGGACCGCGTTCGACGCGGCCGTCTCCACCCCGGAGCTCATGGGCCAGGTCGGTCGTCTCGGTAAGGTCCTGGGTCCGCGCGGCCTGATGCCGAACCCGAAGACCGGCACCGTGACCCCGAACACGGCCAAGGCCGTCGAGGAGATCAAGGGCGGAAAGATCGAGTTCCGCGTCGACAAGCACGCCAACGTGCACTTCGTCGTCGGCAAGGCCTCCTTCACCGCCGAGCAGCTCGACGAGAACATCGGCGCAGCGCTCGAGGAGATCGTCCGCCTCAAGCCGTCCAGCTCGAAGGGCCGTTACATCCAGAAGGGTGCGGTGTCGACCACGTTCGGCCCCGGCATCCCGCTGGACGTCAACTCCATCTGA
- the rplK gene encoding 50S ribosomal protein L11: MAPKKKVTGLIKLQINAGAANPAPPIGPALGQHGVNIMEFCKAYNAATESQRGNVIPVEITVYEDRSFTFILKTPPAAELIKKAAGVPKGSSTPHTVKVAKITKEQVRQIAEQKQADLNANDIEAASKIIAGTARSMGITVEG; this comes from the coding sequence ATGGCACCGAAGAAGAAGGTGACCGGCCTGATCAAGCTTCAGATCAACGCCGGTGCAGCCAACCCGGCGCCGCCGATCGGCCCCGCGCTCGGTCAGCATGGCGTCAACATCATGGAGTTCTGCAAGGCGTACAACGCCGCGACCGAGTCGCAGCGCGGCAACGTCATCCCCGTCGAGATCACCGTCTACGAGGACCGCAGCTTCACCTTCATCCTGAAGACCCCGCCCGCAGCGGAGCTCATCAAGAAGGCCGCCGGCGTGCCCAAGGGCTCGTCGACCCCGCACACCGTCAAGGTCGCGAAGATCACCAAGGAGCAGGTCCGTCAGATCGCCGAGCAGAAGCAGGCCGACCTGAACGCGAACGACATCGAGGCCGCCTCGAAGATCATCGCCGGAACCGCCCGTTCCATGGGCATCACGGTCGAGGGCTGA
- the nusG gene encoding transcription termination/antitermination protein NusG, with protein sequence MSERYSDDADWAPAAEQSSEEDEAQEGNILAAEERASESAEHVAVHVEDEDGDDTDDDIEIEDPEADAIVNDALNLDEAAESEAAAEVLNDAVAEETAKLEAAEADEVTPYDGPDVNGEEDRPAADVEADEDDEDSEEDPYEAFRLDLRMLPGKWYVIHSYAGFERKVKANIEQRKSTLEVEDEIYQVEVPMEDVVEIKNGQRKMVTRVRIPGYVLVRMELTEDTWSVVRHTPGVTGFVGNAHNPTPLRFEEAFNMLKSLVEVKDVPTAKNIASKGGVAVARPLPAEVDFEVGETITIKEGSFAGLPGSISEIKPESGKLTVLVSLFERETPVELSFDQVTKMI encoded by the coding sequence GTGTCTGAACGATATTCCGACGACGCCGACTGGGCACCTGCCGCAGAGCAGTCCAGCGAAGAGGACGAGGCCCAGGAGGGCAACATCCTCGCCGCGGAAGAGCGCGCATCCGAGTCGGCGGAGCACGTGGCCGTGCACGTCGAGGACGAAGACGGCGATGACACCGACGACGACATCGAAATCGAAGACCCGGAGGCGGACGCGATCGTGAACGACGCTCTCAACCTGGACGAGGCAGCGGAGTCCGAAGCCGCCGCCGAGGTCCTGAACGACGCAGTGGCCGAAGAGACGGCCAAGCTCGAGGCCGCCGAGGCCGACGAGGTCACCCCCTACGACGGGCCCGACGTGAACGGTGAGGAAGACCGTCCCGCCGCCGACGTCGAGGCCGATGAGGACGACGAGGACTCCGAGGAAGACCCCTACGAGGCGTTCCGCCTCGACCTGCGGATGCTTCCCGGCAAGTGGTACGTCATCCACTCGTACGCGGGCTTCGAGCGCAAGGTCAAGGCGAACATCGAGCAGCGCAAGTCGACGCTCGAGGTCGAGGACGAGATCTACCAGGTCGAGGTCCCGATGGAGGACGTCGTCGAGATCAAGAACGGCCAGCGCAAGATGGTCACCCGCGTGCGCATCCCCGGCTACGTGCTCGTGCGCATGGAGCTCACGGAAGACACCTGGTCGGTCGTGCGCCACACCCCGGGTGTCACGGGCTTCGTGGGCAACGCCCACAACCCCACGCCGCTGCGCTTCGAAGAGGCCTTCAACATGCTGAAGTCGCTCGTCGAGGTCAAGGACGTGCCGACCGCCAAGAACATCGCGTCGAAGGGCGGCGTCGCCGTCGCCCGCCCGCTGCCGGCAGAGGTCGACTTCGAGGTCGGCGAGACGATCACGATCAAGGAGGGTTCGTTCGCGGGCCTTCCCGGTTCGATCAGCGAGATCAAGCCCGAGAGCGGCAAGCTCACGGTCCTCGTCTCGCTCTTCGAGCGCGAGACCCCGGTCGAGCTGTCGTTCGACCAGGTCACGAAGATGATCTGA
- the secE gene encoding preprotein translocase subunit SecE: MSQDEPRGEVIAAGAAREKKGNPFSRFFGSIALFIRQVISELRKVVTPTRKELFKFTAVVLVFVLIVMGIVYGLDTFFAFVTHYVFGIPG; encoded by the coding sequence ATGAGTCAGGACGAACCGCGCGGCGAGGTCATCGCGGCTGGCGCCGCCCGCGAGAAGAAGGGCAACCCCTTCTCCCGGTTCTTCGGAAGCATCGCCCTGTTCATCCGCCAGGTCATCTCCGAACTGCGCAAGGTCGTCACACCGACCCGCAAAGAGCTGTTCAAGTTCACCGCGGTCGTGCTCGTCTTCGTCCTGATCGTGATGGGTATCGTCTACGGCCTCGACACGTTCTTCGCGTTCGTGACGCACTACGTGTTCGGTATCCCCGGCTGA
- a CDS encoding HSP90 family protein — protein MTADVQQFQVDLRGVVDLLSRHIYSSPRVYLRELLQNARDAITARREVDGGGGRIRITPLTAENGEFVLRDDGVGLTLTEVADLLATVGRSSKRDIFDLPRSDYLGQFGIGLLSCFMVADTIVIRSRSAKGGASVEWTGSSDGTFHVAEIDEELPIGTSVHLVPRFDAGDLLRPAAVNELATAFGEFLPVRVTIDSGAGDIDITHPAPFLDGTPETAVQYGRELLGAAPLDVIELHEPATGTRGLAYVLPFAPPPGARQATRMYLGRMLLSERAADVLPDWAFFVRAVVDSTGLAPTASRESLVEDAALERVREQLGAGIRRWILELGLREPHRLAQFVAIHELGLKSLVRHDEELARFITRWLTVETTHGTMQLGDLVERYPHVRYASSVDEFRQVAGISPASEVLVNGGYLYDADLVRMLPDLYPAVTIEKVDVAGELDRLDPPPLDDRDAAVALEARASAVLAASSCAVVVRSIDRPDLTGLYVADPDVLRAIDRGRTKGITGSLWGGVLDKIDQTLSSARDDDLSARLCLNWSNRVVRALVRVDDDAVFARTLQLLYIQALLAGHHPLSDADRTLMTTALGDLVSLSAGLEEDAFPFEGTADGPTR, from the coding sequence ATGACAGCGGATGTGCAGCAGTTCCAGGTCGATCTGCGCGGCGTCGTCGACCTTCTGAGCCGCCACATCTACTCCAGCCCCCGGGTCTATCTGCGCGAGCTGCTGCAGAACGCCCGTGACGCGATCACCGCCCGACGAGAGGTCGACGGCGGGGGCGGACGGATCCGCATCACCCCGCTCACCGCCGAGAACGGCGAGTTCGTGCTGCGCGACGACGGCGTGGGACTCACGCTCACCGAGGTCGCGGACCTGCTCGCCACCGTCGGCCGCAGCTCCAAGCGCGACATCTTCGACCTGCCCCGCAGCGACTACCTCGGCCAGTTCGGGATCGGCCTGCTCAGCTGCTTCATGGTCGCCGACACCATCGTCATCCGCTCCCGCAGCGCGAAGGGCGGGGCGTCGGTCGAGTGGACGGGCAGCTCGGACGGCACCTTCCACGTCGCCGAGATCGACGAGGAGCTGCCGATCGGCACGAGCGTGCACCTCGTGCCGCGCTTCGACGCGGGCGACCTGCTGCGCCCCGCCGCGGTGAACGAGCTCGCGACCGCCTTCGGCGAGTTCCTCCCCGTGCGGGTCACGATCGACTCCGGCGCGGGCGACATCGACATCACGCACCCGGCCCCGTTCCTCGACGGCACCCCCGAAACCGCCGTGCAGTACGGCCGCGAACTGCTCGGCGCGGCGCCCCTCGACGTCATCGAGCTGCACGAGCCGGCCACCGGCACCCGCGGACTCGCCTACGTGCTGCCCTTCGCTCCTCCTCCCGGCGCACGGCAGGCCACGCGCATGTACCTCGGCCGGATGCTCCTCTCGGAGCGCGCCGCCGACGTGCTCCCCGACTGGGCGTTCTTCGTCAGAGCGGTCGTCGACTCCACCGGGCTCGCGCCCACCGCGAGCCGCGAATCGCTCGTCGAGGACGCGGCACTCGAACGCGTGCGCGAACAGCTCGGCGCCGGCATCCGCCGCTGGATCCTCGAGCTCGGTCTGCGCGAGCCGCACCGGCTGGCCCAGTTCGTCGCGATCCACGAGCTCGGGCTCAAGTCGCTCGTGCGCCACGACGAGGAACTGGCCCGGTTCATCACCCGGTGGCTGACCGTCGAGACGACCCACGGCACGATGCAGCTGGGCGACCTCGTCGAACGCTACCCGCACGTGCGCTACGCGTCGTCGGTCGACGAGTTCCGCCAGGTCGCCGGCATCTCGCCGGCATCCGAGGTGCTCGTCAACGGCGGCTACCTCTACGACGCCGACCTCGTGCGCATGCTGCCGGACCTCTACCCCGCCGTGACGATCGAGAAGGTCGACGTCGCCGGTGAACTCGACCGGCTCGACCCTCCGCCGCTCGACGACCGCGACGCCGCCGTCGCCCTCGAGGCCAGGGCGAGCGCCGTGCTCGCGGCCTCGTCGTGCGCGGTCGTGGTGCGATCGATCGACCGCCCCGACCTGACCGGCCTGTACGTCGCCGATCCCGACGTGCTGCGTGCGATCGACCGCGGCCGCACGAAGGGCATCACCGGCTCGCTCTGGGGCGGTGTGCTCGACAAGATCGACCAGACGCTGTCTTCCGCCCGCGACGACGACCTGAGCGCGCGCCTGTGCCTGAACTGGTCGAACCGCGTCGTGCGCGCCCTGGTCCGCGTCGATGACGACGCCGTGTTCGCGCGCACCCTCCAACTGCTGTACATCCAGGCCCTGCTCGCCGGGCACCACCCGCTCAGCGATGCCGACCGCACGCTGATGACCACCGCTCTCGGCGACCTCGTCTCGCTCTCGGCCGGTCTCGAAGAGGACGCGTTCCCCTTCGAGGGCACCGCCGACGGGCCCACCCGCTGA